The following proteins are co-located in the Echinicola sp. 20G genome:
- a CDS encoding DUF481 domain-containing protein, with protein sequence MKKLTLLIALCLISFQYLMAQEDSLVFKNKNIIVGEIKSMDKGILKIETDYSDSDFTIEWEEIIEVYSKQNYLISLQSGKRLNGKINSSSPGKVLINSVEQGDLEVNVDEIVFFTTYEDDFWSRLSASVDINYSFTKANNLKQSGITSTLGYVASKWSANAGYNLIRSSQDDVEPTRREDGNFSFKKFLPKDFYIPVNYSFLSNTEQLLDIRSNFTGGIGKYILHTNNAYFGLEGGASYVKERYSSDAPTQNSWEAYLGSELNLYDIGDLNLYSRVVIYPGITEKGRFRSDFNFNAKYDLPLDFYIKAGFTLNFDNQAVEGASSTDYVLQTGFGWEL encoded by the coding sequence AAAATTAACTTTACTCATTGCTTTATGCCTCATTTCTTTTCAATACCTAATGGCTCAAGAAGACTCCTTGGTTTTCAAAAACAAAAACATCATAGTCGGGGAAATTAAATCCATGGACAAAGGGATCCTGAAAATTGAAACAGACTATAGCGATTCCGATTTTACCATAGAATGGGAAGAAATAATTGAAGTATATTCCAAGCAAAATTATTTGATTTCACTTCAATCAGGCAAGCGGTTAAACGGAAAAATAAATTCCTCTAGCCCTGGTAAAGTATTGATCAATAGTGTAGAACAAGGTGATCTAGAAGTTAATGTGGATGAAATTGTTTTTTTCACCACTTATGAAGATGATTTCTGGAGTCGTCTTTCTGCTTCTGTGGACATAAACTATAGCTTTACGAAAGCCAATAATTTAAAGCAATCAGGGATTACAAGTACGCTAGGTTATGTGGCGTCAAAATGGTCAGCCAATGCAGGATATAACCTCATTCGCTCCAGTCAAGATGATGTGGAACCGACAAGAAGGGAAGACGGTAATTTCTCATTTAAGAAGTTCTTACCTAAAGATTTTTATATTCCCGTGAACTATTCATTTCTATCAAACACTGAGCAGCTACTTGATATACGAAGTAACTTTACAGGGGGTATTGGTAAATATATCTTGCATACCAACAATGCCTACTTCGGTTTGGAAGGTGGTGCTTCCTACGTAAAAGAACGTTATTCAAGCGATGCCCCAACTCAAAATAGCTGGGAGGCTTACTTAGGGTCTGAACTTAATCTATATGATATTGGGGACTTGAACCTTTATTCCCGTGTGGTTATTTATCCAGGTATCACAGAAAAAGGGCGTTTCAGAAGTGATTTTAACTTCAATGCCAAGTATGATCTTCCTTTGGACTTTTACATAAAAGCTGGTTTTACGCTTAACTTTGACAATCAAGCTGTGGAGGGAGCGAGCAGTACCGATTACGTATTACAAACTGGTTTTGGATGGGAATTGTAA